One window of the Staphylococcus equorum genome contains the following:
- a CDS encoding sugar porter family MFS transporter, producing MKINSKVSNRFIYFFGAFGGILFGYDIGVMTGALPFLREDWNINSGFIIGLITSSVMLGAIFGGILAGKLSDTLGRRKMILISAIIFVIGSVLSGIAPHDGSYFLIISRVILGLAVGAASALVPAYMSEMAPAKYRGQLSGMNQTMIVSGMLLSYIVDYFLRGLPVEMGWRLMLGAAAVPAVILFWGVLKLPESPRFLIKNNKFKEAKIVLSNLRNNQNVDKEFEEINKTIQIESKNKVNQSLATLFSGKYKYLVIAGLGVAAFQQFQGANAIFYYIPLIVEQATGSSASTALMWPIIQGVILVLGSLLFIWIADKFNRRTLLMLGGTVMGLSFILPAIINLILPNANPMLIVVFLSIYVAFYSFTWAPLTWVIVGEIFPLAIRGFASGAASSLNWIGSFLVGLLFPIMTVYFPQQIVFAIFGIICILGVLFVKKFVPESRGRTLEEIEAIGASHASNNEKAQAQTEKV from the coding sequence ATGAAAATAAACAGTAAAGTTTCGAATCGCTTTATCTATTTCTTCGGCGCTTTTGGTGGGATACTTTTTGGTTATGACATAGGTGTTATGACCGGAGCGTTACCATTTTTAAGAGAAGACTGGAATATTAATAGTGGATTTATAATTGGGTTAATTACCTCGTCAGTAATGCTAGGCGCAATATTTGGTGGTATTTTAGCAGGTAAATTATCTGATACGCTTGGTAGAAGGAAAATGATTTTAATTTCTGCAATCATTTTCGTAATTGGTTCTGTTTTGTCAGGCATCGCACCACATGATGGTAGTTATTTCTTAATTATATCAAGGGTAATTCTTGGATTAGCAGTTGGTGCTGCATCAGCATTAGTACCAGCTTACATGTCAGAAATGGCTCCAGCTAAGTACCGTGGTCAATTGTCTGGTATGAATCAAACAATGATTGTATCTGGGATGTTATTATCATACATCGTAGACTATTTCTTAAGAGGTTTACCTGTTGAAATGGGTTGGAGATTAATGTTAGGTGCAGCAGCAGTTCCAGCAGTCATTTTATTCTGGGGCGTATTAAAATTACCAGAGTCTCCAAGATTTTTAATTAAAAATAATAAATTTAAAGAAGCTAAAATAGTCTTAAGCAACCTTAGAAATAACCAAAACGTAGATAAAGAATTTGAAGAAATAAACAAGACTATTCAAATAGAAAGTAAGAATAAAGTAAACCAATCATTAGCAACGTTATTTAGTGGCAAATATAAATATTTAGTTATCGCTGGATTGGGTGTAGCTGCGTTCCAACAATTCCAAGGGGCAAATGCAATATTCTATTATATTCCATTAATTGTTGAACAAGCTACAGGTAGCTCAGCAAGTACAGCTTTAATGTGGCCAATTATTCAAGGTGTGATTTTAGTATTAGGATCATTACTCTTCATTTGGATAGCAGATAAATTTAACAGAAGAACATTACTTATGTTAGGTGGTACTGTGATGGGATTATCATTCATATTACCAGCAATCATTAATTTGATATTACCAAATGCGAATCCAATGCTCATTGTTGTATTTTTAAGTATTTATGTAGCGTTCTATTCATTTACATGGGCGCCGTTAACATGGGTTATCGTTGGAGAAATATTCCCATTAGCAATTAGAGGATTTGCTTCAGGTGCAGCATCTTCATTAAATTGGATTGGTTCTTTCTTAGTTGGATTACTATTCCCAATTATGACAGTGTATTTCCCACAACAAATCGTATTTGCGATATTCGGCATCATTTGTATACTCGGCGTACTGTTTGTGAAAAAATTCGTTCCAGAATCTAGAGGACGTACACTAGAAGAAATCGAAGCAATCGGTGCTTCACATGCCTCAAACAATGAAAAAGCACAAGCACAAACTGAAAAAGTATAA
- a CDS encoding beta-class phenol-soluble modulin, with the protein MSAIIEALNNAIQAGIAHDWVTMGTRHCECIS; encoded by the coding sequence ATGTCAGCAATCATAGAAGCACTAAATAATGCCATCCAAGCAGGTATCGCTCATGATTGGGTAACTATGGGTACAAGGCATTGCGAGTGCATTAGCTAG